The Malus domestica chromosome 13, GDT2T_hap1 genome includes a window with the following:
- the LOC103443370 gene encoding probable aldo-keto reductase 2 — MAGVVRRIKLGSQGLEVSAQGLGCMGMSAFYGPPKPDEDMIALIHHAVATGVTFLDTSDIYGPYTNEILLGKALKGGVRDKVELATKFGISFADNKREIRGDPAYVRAAIEGSLKRLGVGSVDLYYQHRVDTRVPIEVTVGEMKKLVEEGKIKYIGLSEASASTIRRAHAVHPITAVQLEWSLWSRDVEEDIIPTCRELGIGIVAYSPLGRGFFSSGAKFVDNLANDDFRKYLPRFQAENLEHNKTIFERVSDLAARKGCTPSQLALAWVHHQGNDVCPIPGTTKIENFNQNIGALSVKLTPEEMAELESYASADAVKGGRYMDDFSTWKNSETPPLSS; from the exons ATGGCAGGAGTAGTGAGGAGGATCAAGTTGGGTTCTCAAGGCCTTGAGGTCTCCGCTCAAGGACTTGGCTGCATGGGCATGTCCGCCTTCTACGGCCCTCCCAAGCCCGATGAAGACATGATCGCTCTCATCCACCATGCCGTCGCCACCGGCGTCACCTTCCTCGACACCTCCGACATCTACGGCCCCTACACCAACGAAATTCTCCTTGGCAAG GCTCTCAAGGGAGGGGTACGGGACAAGGTTGAATTGGCCACAAAATTCGGTATCAGCTTTGCGGATAACAAGAGGGAGATTCGAGGTGACCCTGCGTATGTGAGAGCTGCTATCGAGGGTAGCCTGAAACGCCTTGGCGTTGGTTCTGTTGATCTCTATTATCAGCATCGGGTTGACACCCGTGTCCCCATTGAAGTCACA GTTGGGGAAATGAAGAAACTAGTTGAAGAGGGTAAGATAAAGTACATTGGTCTATCGGAGGCCTCAGCTTCCACAATAAGAAGAGCGCATGCTGTTCATCCAATAACAGCTGTGCAGTTGGAGTGGTCATTGTGGTCAAGAGATGTGGAGGAAGATATAATTCCTACTTGCCG GGAGCTTGGCATTGGTATTGTTGCATACAGTCCTCTAGGAAGAGGATTCTTTTCATCAGGTGCTAAGTTCGTCGACAATCTAGCCAATGATGATTTCCGAAAG TATCTACCCAGGTTCCAAGCGGAGAACCTAGAGCATAATAAAACAATATTCGAGCGGGTTAGTGATCTTGCAGCAAGGAAGGGGTGCACCCCATCTCAGCTAGCACTGGCCTGGGTTCATCACCAAGGGAATGATGTGTGTCCTATACCCGGAACCACCAAGATTGAGAATTTTAACCAGAATATTGGAGCTCTATCTGTGAAACTGACACCAGAAGAAATGGCTGAGCTTGAATCTTATGCTTCAGCAGATGCGGTTAAAGGAGGCAGATATATGGATGACTTTAGTACTTGGAAGAACTCTGAAACTCCGCCACTGTCTTCATAA